One window of Methanomassiliicoccales archaeon genomic DNA carries:
- a CDS encoding 50S ribosomal protein L3 produces the protein MPNRRRPRQGSMAYSPRKRASRQTPKLDAWPEISEGPKIQGFAGYKAGMTHMFIVDYNKTSTTAGQEIRIPVTVLEVPPMKIAAIRVYENTRYGLKTAGEVWASGVDEVLSRRVPIPKKYDADKAWEKLKTVDIEDIRVLAYTQPKMVKGVPKKVPELMELRIGGATMDKRMEYAKTILGKDISVTDFAKEGNFIDVAAITKGKGFQGATKRWGIKLLSHKNSKHRRMVGTLGPKRPGYVRNTAPQSGQMGYHQRTEVNKLVLKIGATGEEINPKGGFVHYGTIVNQYVLIHGSVPGPTKRLVRLRDPVRNHGGNMKEAPSIVYVSTESKQGA, from the coding sequence ATGCCAAACAGAAGACGTCCGAGACAAGGTTCGATGGCGTATTCGCCAAGGAAAAGGGCTTCGAGACAGACGCCCAAGCTGGATGCCTGGCCCGAGATCAGCGAAGGCCCTAAGATACAGGGATTCGCTGGCTATAAGGCCGGGATGACCCACATGTTCATAGTGGACTACAACAAGACCAGCACGACCGCGGGTCAGGAGATCAGGATCCCGGTCACCGTGCTGGAGGTGCCGCCGATGAAGATCGCGGCCATAAGGGTCTACGAGAACACCCGGTATGGACTCAAGACCGCAGGAGAGGTCTGGGCCAGCGGAGTGGACGAGGTACTTTCCAGGCGCGTGCCGATACCTAAGAAGTATGATGCTGACAAGGCATGGGAGAAGCTGAAGACGGTGGATATCGAGGATATCCGCGTACTTGCTTACACCCAGCCGAAGATGGTGAAGGGAGTGCCGAAGAAGGTCCCTGAGCTCATGGAGCTTAGGATCGGCGGTGCGACGATGGACAAGAGGATGGAGTACGCCAAGACCATTCTCGGCAAGGACATCAGCGTCACCGATTTCGCCAAGGAAGGCAACTTCATCGATGTCGCAGCGATCACCAAGGGAAAGGGGTTCCAGGGAGCCACCAAGAGATGGGGCATCAAGCTGCTTTCCCACAAGAACAGCAAGCACCGGAGGATGGTCGGTACCCTCGGTCCGAAGAGGCCTGGGTATGTCAGGAACACCGCTCCGCAATCCGGTCAGATGGGATACCACCAGAGGACCGAGGTCAACAAGCTGGTCCTGAAGATCGGAGCTACTGGCGAGGAGATCAACCCGAAAGGCGGGTTCGTTCATTATGGAACCATCGTCAACCAGTATGTTCTGATCCACGGCTCCGTGCCCGGCCCGACCAAGAGGCTGGTACGCCTGAGGGACCCGGTAAGGAACCACGGTGGCAACATGAAGGAAGCGCCCAGCATAGTGTATGTATCCACTGAATCCAAGCAGGGGGCGTAA
- a CDS encoding DUF5611 family protein, with amino-acid sequence MDYDVKKGHGKELEGDGLRKIAEEVFGSAKVEGDMVVATYGAMTHLEAKVKDKSNVTVNTTTDTKASVELAADTIKQYNVFLEKVTGFTSKERRTRLQKKAKEGKL; translated from the coding sequence ATGGATTATGACGTAAAGAAAGGACATGGGAAGGAACTCGAGGGAGACGGTCTGAGGAAGATCGCCGAAGAGGTGTTCGGAAGCGCAAAGGTCGAAGGCGACATGGTCGTTGCCACGTATGGGGCTATGACACACCTCGAGGCAAAAGTGAAGGACAAGTCCAATGTCACCGTCAACACCACCACCGACACAAAGGCCAGCGTAGAGCTTGCCGCGGACACGATAAAGCAATACAACGTGTTCCTGGAGAAGGTAACCGGTTTCACATCCAAGGAGAGGCGGACCCGGCTGCAGAAGAAGGCGAAGGAAGGAAAGCTCTGA
- a CDS encoding archaeosine biosynthesis radical SAM protein RaSEA, giving the protein MNDVALRCMPTAVWKEDDMIGTDKVKAMVAILRTKGCWWAFQKGCTMCGYNIESDQGITTEDLRAQLASVKHKYAGEPMVKIYTSGSFLDDREVPSELRLEILDSFPQAQKIIFETRPEFVTDETLGPLPKGKVLVALGLESADDDVLRHSIRKGFTVADYVKAAETLKRHAIPVRTYLLLKPPFLTEARAIRDTAASIEFARPYSESISINPVNVQSGTVIEEMWRRGDYRSPWIWSLVEVLKAGWRQGGPRLFSSPSGAGTLRGVHNCEKCDRKVLDAVQRFSFEQDPKCLDSLECGCKDEWKMLLQVQDVMATTVDLSRHLEDEIPL; this is encoded by the coding sequence ATGAACGATGTAGCTCTGCGGTGCATGCCGACGGCCGTCTGGAAGGAGGACGACATGATCGGAACGGACAAGGTCAAGGCGATGGTGGCGATATTGCGCACCAAGGGCTGCTGGTGGGCATTCCAGAAAGGATGCACCATGTGCGGTTATAACATCGAGAGCGATCAGGGAATAACCACAGAGGACCTGAGGGCCCAGTTGGCTAGCGTAAAGCACAAGTACGCCGGTGAGCCGATGGTGAAGATATACACCTCGGGCAGCTTCCTTGATGACAGGGAGGTCCCGTCCGAGCTGAGGCTGGAGATATTAGATTCGTTCCCGCAGGCACAGAAGATCATATTCGAGACCAGGCCCGAGTTCGTTACCGATGAGACGCTTGGGCCCCTGCCCAAGGGGAAAGTGCTGGTAGCGCTCGGACTGGAGTCTGCCGATGACGATGTGCTGCGTCATTCCATAAGGAAAGGGTTCACCGTGGCCGATTATGTCAAGGCCGCCGAAACGTTGAAGCGTCACGCGATCCCGGTGAGGACCTATCTGTTGCTGAAACCGCCGTTCCTGACCGAAGCCCGAGCCATCCGGGACACTGCTGCCTCCATCGAGTTCGCTCGGCCATATTCGGAAAGCATCTCCATAAACCCGGTAAACGTCCAGTCCGGGACGGTCATTGAGGAGATGTGGCGGAGGGGCGATTACCGTTCACCTTGGATATGGTCGCTGGTGGAAGTATTGAAGGCGGGATGGAGGCAGGGCGGACCCCGGCTTTTCAGCTCCCCGAGCGGGGCAGGGACCCTGCGGGGTGTGCACAATTGCGAGAAATGTGACAGAAAGGTACTTGATGCGGTCCAGCGTTTCTCGTTCGAGCAGGACCCGAAGTGCCTTGACAGCCTGGAATGCGGCTGCAAGGACGAATGGAAGATGTTGCTCCAGGTGCAGGACGTTATGGCGACGACGGTGGACCTCTCCCGGCACCTAGAGGACGAGATCCCGCTCTAA
- a CDS encoding universal stress protein, with protein MNVLVANDGKPHSEKAAHYAIVLAKVLRCNLYAIYVVSPKAELEKDKNIRNGMRVLGRTKIKAAEIGVELNTLLEAGDPCDTIMEAAERIEADMIIMGSSGKTGMKAKFSGSTAESIYKAADCTVTVVR; from the coding sequence ATGAACGTGTTAGTGGCAAACGACGGAAAACCGCATTCAGAGAAGGCAGCACATTATGCCATCGTGCTAGCCAAGGTTCTCAGATGCAATCTATATGCCATTTATGTGGTGAGCCCGAAGGCCGAATTGGAAAAGGACAAGAACATAAGGAATGGAATGAGGGTTCTTGGCCGGACCAAGATCAAGGCCGCGGAGATCGGGGTCGAGCTGAACACGCTCCTCGAGGCCGGAGATCCGTGCGATACGATCATGGAGGCGGCGGAGAGGATCGAGGCCGACATGATCATAATGGGAAGCTCTGGGAAGACCGGGATGAAGGCCAAGTTCTCCGGCAGCACCGCAGAATCGATCTATAAGGCGGCCGATTGCACGGTCACTGTGGTAAGATGA
- a CDS encoding ABC transporter permease: MLRRLTEFVRVFWSSAVLAKNALFNWLSPPMWIMQLFTISLFQIAFFVYVTKYVQNPDISVTYVAIGNALQSISYVTVFAVCNITGEEKQQGTLVPILSTPANRMAMFVGRAMFQIVNGIATAVIALFYAAFLFGVDFSHTDMMALGVVVIVTAFSMTGFGLMLSSVGLYLRTSMIIANIFLFIGLLLCGVNFPVSYLPGYLQPISYAIPMTFGTDAARAAVDGTSLLGISGTVGLELAVGLVAIFLGYLMFALFENLSRRRGTMDRY; encoded by the coding sequence ATGCTCCGCCGTCTCACCGAGTTCGTCCGGGTTTTCTGGTCATCGGCAGTTCTGGCCAAGAACGCCCTCTTCAATTGGCTGTCCCCGCCGATGTGGATAATGCAGCTTTTCACCATCTCCCTTTTCCAGATCGCTTTCTTCGTCTACGTCACGAAATACGTGCAGAACCCGGACATAAGCGTGACCTACGTGGCGATCGGTAACGCGTTGCAGTCGATCTCCTACGTTACCGTTTTTGCGGTCTGCAACATCACCGGCGAGGAGAAGCAACAGGGTACGCTGGTGCCGATCCTTTCGACCCCGGCGAACCGTATGGCCATGTTCGTCGGGAGGGCCATGTTCCAGATCGTCAACGGCATCGCGACCGCGGTGATCGCACTGTTCTATGCAGCCTTCCTGTTCGGAGTGGATTTCTCGCACACCGACATGATGGCCCTGGGAGTGGTGGTGATCGTCACCGCATTCTCCATGACCGGGTTCGGCCTCATGCTCAGCTCGGTCGGCCTTTACCTGAGGACCTCGATGATCATCGCTAACATATTCCTGTTCATCGGGCTGCTCCTCTGCGGCGTCAATTTTCCGGTCTCTTACCTGCCCGGATACCTGCAGCCGATCTCATATGCGATACCGATGACTTTCGGCACGGATGCGGCCAGGGCAGCGGTGGACGGGACTTCGCTGCTCGGCATCTCAGGAACGGTGGGATTGGAATTGGCGGTAGGTCTGGTGGCGATATTCTTGGGATATCTCATGTTCGCCCTTTTCGAGAACCTGTCTAGGAGACGAGGTACCATGGACCGTTATTGA